The following are from one region of the Pectobacterium actinidiae genome:
- a CDS encoding PstS family phosphate ABC transporter substrate-binding protein, whose translation MTSATRIAGAFLLLLSALCSAQPRQMLAGNLSSAGSDTLANLMAFWAADFGQHYPNVNLQIQAAGSSSAPTSLASGAAQLGPMSRAMKASEIEAFVQHYGYPPLAVPVAMDALVVLVNQDNPLPGLNLSQLDAIFSITQRCGNHQSIKQWGDLGLHGSWEKRTLLRYGRNSASGTYGFFKQKALCRGDFLPQVNELPGSASVVQAVAASSDAIGYASVGFRTSGVKMLPLAAQGTDYIYPSTENIRSGLYPYTRYLYIYVNKAPNQPLEALTAAFLASVLSETGQALVNQDGYLPLPEETRRQARQLIGLPE comes from the coding sequence GATGTTGGCGGGTAATCTCTCCAGCGCGGGGTCGGATACGCTGGCTAACCTGATGGCCTTTTGGGCGGCGGATTTTGGCCAGCATTATCCGAACGTGAATTTACAGATTCAGGCCGCGGGTTCGTCCTCTGCACCGACGTCTCTGGCATCGGGAGCCGCGCAGCTTGGGCCGATGAGCAGGGCGATGAAGGCCAGCGAAATTGAGGCATTCGTCCAGCACTATGGCTATCCGCCGCTGGCGGTGCCGGTGGCAATGGATGCGCTGGTCGTGTTGGTCAATCAGGATAACCCGCTGCCTGGGCTGAACTTGTCGCAACTGGACGCCATCTTTTCGATTACGCAGCGCTGTGGTAACCACCAGTCGATAAAACAGTGGGGCGATCTCGGCCTGCATGGCAGTTGGGAAAAACGCACGCTACTGCGCTATGGGCGAAACTCTGCGTCGGGAACCTATGGCTTCTTTAAGCAAAAGGCGCTATGCCGTGGCGATTTCCTTCCTCAAGTCAATGAGTTGCCGGGGTCGGCGTCCGTTGTGCAGGCCGTTGCTGCGTCGAGCGATGCCATCGGCTATGCCAGCGTGGGCTTTCGTACTAGCGGCGTGAAAATGCTGCCGCTAGCCGCACAAGGCACCGACTACATTTACCCCTCGACTGAGAATATTCGCAGCGGTTTGTATCCCTATACTCGTTATCTCTATATTTATGTGAACAAAGCGCCCAACCAACCGCTGGAAGCGCTGACGGCGGCATTTTTAGCGAGTGTGCTGTCTGAAACAGGGCAAGCGTTGGTGAATCAGGATGGCTATTTGCCCTTGCCGGAAGAAACGCGTCGTCAGGCGCGCCAGTTGATCGGCCTGCCGGAATAA